The Montipora capricornis isolate CH-2021 chromosome 1, ASM3666992v2, whole genome shotgun sequence genome contains a region encoding:
- the LOC138058075 gene encoding craniofacial development protein 2-like encodes MQDSDSADRPQRRSALVARELARLNIDIAAVSEVRFAEQGSLTEQGAGYTLYWSGKAKDDRRLSGVGFMITNSIISRLDSLPVGHSYRLMSLRLPLLEDQYATIISVYAPTLQADPTTKESFYSELRSLLQKTKDTDKVFIMGDFNARVGRDHTIWPGVLGRHGIGNCNDNRRLLLELCAEHSLTITNTLFQQKARFKTTWKHPRSKHWHLLDYILVRQKDVKDVLHTRVMPSADCYTDHRLVRATARVIMRPAVKRKTPQIKTLQVDQLPLLKEKFQSELESKLAPTEAIDTDPEKMWQDLKSTLQETTAEVVGFTTRKNKDWFDESDEEIQQLISDKRSCHQRVLSNPGYQAAKESYRQACCTLQKKLREIQNDWWLALAQRTQRYADTGNSRAFYEALHAVYGPTHQIQAPLRSADGSTLLTDKKDILNRWAEHYGTLFSDTRSVEDASLDSIQQLPVKHELDEPPSFDEVQTAARKTNSHKAPGIDGLPAEVYKYGGDQLLEKLTSLFTLCWSKGEVPLGTRSYQISSKQ; translated from the coding sequence ATGCAGGATTCAGACTCTGCTGACCGCCCTCAGAGGCGCTCAGCGTTAGTTGCCAGGGAACTGGCCCGACTGAACATTGACATTGCTGCAGTCAGCGAGGTACGTTTCGCTGAGCAAGGGTCCCTGACGGAACAAGGTGCCGGCTACACACTCTACTGGTCCGGTAAAGCAAAAGATGATCGCAGGCTTTCGGGCGTGGGATTCATGATCACAAACTCTATCATCAGCAGGCTTGACAGTTTACCAGTTGGACACTCTTACCGACTCATGTCCCTCCGTCTACCTCTACTAGAAGACCAGTACGCGACCATCATCAGCGTCTACGCGCCAACACTACAGGCAGACCCCACTACAAAGGAATCCTTCTACAGTGAGCTGAGGTCCCTCCTGCAGAAAACTAAAGACACTGACAAGGTCTTCATCATGGGAGACTTCAATGCACGGGTAGGCAGAGACCACACCATTTGGCCAGGAGTGCTTGGGCGGCATGGAATCGGCAACTGCAACGACAACAGGCGGTTGCTCCTCGAACTGTGCGCAGAACACTCCCTGACCATCACCAACACCCTCTTCCAGCAGAAAGCAAGGTTCAAGACCACATGGAAACATCCGCGCTCAAAACATTGGCACCTGCTGGACTATATTCTAGTGCGCCAGAAAGACGTGAAGGATGTGCTGCATACTAGAGTCATGCCAAGTGCTGACTGCTACACAGATCACAGGCTTGTCCGTGCAACTGCTAGAGTGATCATGAGACCTGCGGTGAAGAGGAAAACCCCGCAAATCAAGACCCTCCAAGTGGACCAACTCCCTTTGCTGAAGGAAAAGTTTCAAAGCGAACTTGAGAGCAAGCTTGCCCCTACTGAAGCCATTGACACTGACCCAGAGAAGATGTGGCAAGATCTGAAGAGCACACTGCAAGAAACAACAGCAGAAGTAGTTGGGTTTACAACACGGAAGAATAAAGACTGGTTTGACGAAAGTGACGAGGAGATACAACAGCTCATCTCGGATAAGCGCTCCTGCCACCAGAGAGTACTGTCAAACCCAGGATACCAGGCGGCGAAAGAGAGCTACAGGCAAGCCTGCTGCACCCTCCAGAAGAAGCTCCGTGAGATCCAGAACGACTGGTGGCTGGCACTGGCACAGAGAACCCAGCGCTATGCAGACACTGGAAACAGCAGAGCCTTCTACGAGGCACTTCACGCAGTCTATGGCCCCACACACCAGATACAAGCTCCGCTCCGCTCAGCAGATGGATCAACCCTACTCACTGACAAAAAAGACATCTTGAACCGCTGGGCCGAGCACTATGGAACTCTGTTCAGCGACACCCGTTCAGTAGAAGACGCCTCACTCGACAGCATCCAGCAACTGCCAGTGAAACATGAACTGGACGAGCCACCCTCATTTGACGAAGTCCAGACAGCCGCCAGGAAAACGAACTCGCACAAGGCTCCTGGTATTGACGGCCTCCCGGCAGAAGTGTACAAGTACGGCGGTGACCAGCTCCTGGAGAAGCTCACAAGCCTGTTCACTCTTTGCTGGTCGAAAGGAGAAGTACCCCTGGGGACACGTTCTTACCAGATCAGTTCCAAACAGTAG